From Pongo pygmaeus isolate AG05252 chromosome 2, NHGRI_mPonPyg2-v2.0_pri, whole genome shotgun sequence, a single genomic window includes:
- the LOC129033719 gene encoding WD repeat-containing protein 82-like: MKLTDSVLRSFRVARVFCENSDKINCFDFSPNGQTVISSSNDDSIVLYDCQEGKPKRTLYSKKYGVDLIRYTHEANTAVYSSNKIDDTIRYLSLHDNKYIRYFPGHSKRVVALSMSPVDDIFISGSLDKTIRLWDLRAPNCQGLMHLQGKPVCSFDPEGLILAAGVKSEMVKLYDLRSFDKGPFTTFKMQCNRTCEWTGLKFSNDGKVILISTNGSFISLIDAFKGVVMHTFEGYANSKAVTLEASFTPDSQFIMIGSEDGKIHVWNGKSGIKVAVLDGKHTGPITCLQFNPKFMTFASACSNMVFWLPTIDDSP, encoded by the coding sequence ATGAAGCTGACCGACAGCGTGTTGCGGAGCTTCCGCGTCGCCAGGGTGTTCTGCGAAAACTCGGACAAGATTAACTGCTTCGATTTCAGCCCCAACGGCCAGACGGTCATCTCAAGCAGCAACGACGACTCCATCGTGCTCTATGACTGCCAGGAGGGCAAACCAAAGAGAACTCTGTACAGTAAGAAATACGGCGTGGACCTCATCAGATACACTCATGAGGCAAACACAGCTGTTTACAGCTCTAACAAAATAGACGACACTATTCGTTACTTGTCCTTGCATGACAACAAATACATCAGATACTTTCCTGGACATAGCAAAAGGGTGGTGGCCTTGTCCATGTCACCTGTGGATGACATTTTCATTTCTGGGTCTCTTGATAAGACCATTCGACTCTGGGATCTCCGGGCTCCTAACTGCCAGGGCCTCATGCATCTACAGGGGAAGCCAGTTTGTTCTTTTGATCCAGAAGGGTTAATTTTGGCTGCAGGTGTCAAGTCTGAGATGGTCAAACTTTACGACCTTCGTTCTTTTGATAAGGGGCCATTTACTACCTTTAAGATGCAGTGTAATCGAACTTGTGAATGGACAGGACTTAAATTCAGCAACGATGGCAAGGTCATCCTCATTTCCACCAATGGCAGCTTCATTTCTCTCATTGATGCGTTCAAAGGAGTGGTGATGCACACGTTTGAGGGTTATGCCAACAGCAAAGCTGTCACACTGGAGGCTTCATTTACTCCAGACTCTCAGTTTATTATGATTGGTTCAGAGGATGGCAAGATCCATgtctggaatggaaagagtggtATAAAAGTAGCTGTGTTGGATGGTAAACACACCGGCCCAATTACGTGTTTGCAATTCAACCCCAAGTTCATGACTTTTGCCAGCGCGTGTTCCAACATGGTCTTCTGGCTGCCCACCATTGATGACTCACCCTGA